From Micromonospora sp. NBC_01699, a single genomic window includes:
- a CDS encoding HEAT repeat domain-containing protein, with translation MSGLSANEIVLALSGECSDRRSLMRELVTKAEAPELVQALRQAETPFLRQLICDLLARLRNPVALDTLLECLVDPSSSVRVAAADAIGKIFGYVDSPPTGQRPKVFAEMVARLAEESAPSVRSTLLQSLALLGDRSVRPVLEAALNESDPRVQKQATWGTGYLESRE, from the coding sequence ATGAGTGGACTCAGTGCAAATGAGATCGTGCTTGCCCTGAGTGGCGAGTGCAGCGATCGGCGATCCCTGATGAGGGAGCTGGTGACGAAAGCTGAAGCTCCGGAGTTGGTACAGGCACTTCGCCAGGCGGAAACGCCTTTTCTGCGGCAACTGATCTGTGATCTCTTGGCGCGGTTGCGTAACCCAGTTGCCCTAGACACACTCCTTGAATGCCTGGTGGATCCGTCAAGTTCGGTGCGGGTGGCTGCCGCTGACGCTATTGGTAAGATATTCGGGTATGTCGACTCGCCGCCGACTGGGCAACGCCCGAAGGTGTTCGCTGAGATGGTGGCGAGGCTCGCGGAAGAGAGTGCACCTTCCGTGCGGAGTACGCTCCTGCAATCATTGGCGCTGCTTGGTGACCGGAGTGTTAGGCCAGTACTTGAAGCTGCGCTAAATGAGAGTGATCCCCGAGTGCAAAAACAGGCCACCTGGGGGACTGGATATCTTGAGAGTAGGGAGTGA
- a CDS encoding type 1 glutamine amidotransferase, with protein MATALVIENDPSDELRRLGEWLTEADLDLHVLRPYAGDALPEDLAGFEALVVLGGHQQAYPLPDGSPDAPWFPQLEGLLRKAVRFKVPTLAICLGAQLLATAHAGTVARSEAGPEVGPGVVGKRDAADGDPLFKWVPLIPDVLQWHRDEVTELPRGAVLLAASTRYPHQAFRLGDRAWGLQFHIEADTDTIANWAADSAILAELGYDRDAVIAASDAVMADVEEVWQPFAVRFAALARGELDLPASRLDLPLLRPQEPR; from the coding sequence GTGGCAACCGCTCTGGTGATCGAGAATGACCCGTCGGACGAGCTCCGTCGGCTGGGGGAGTGGCTGACCGAGGCCGACCTCGACCTGCACGTGCTCCGCCCGTACGCCGGCGACGCCCTGCCCGAGGACCTGGCCGGCTTCGAGGCGCTGGTGGTGCTCGGCGGGCACCAGCAGGCGTACCCGCTACCCGACGGCAGCCCGGACGCACCCTGGTTCCCGCAGTTGGAGGGCCTGCTGCGCAAGGCGGTCCGGTTCAAGGTGCCCACGCTGGCGATCTGCCTCGGCGCGCAACTGCTGGCGACCGCGCACGCCGGCACCGTCGCGCGCAGCGAGGCCGGGCCGGAGGTCGGTCCGGGCGTGGTCGGCAAGCGCGACGCCGCCGACGGCGACCCGCTGTTCAAGTGGGTGCCGCTGATCCCCGACGTGCTCCAGTGGCACCGGGACGAGGTTACCGAACTGCCGCGCGGCGCGGTGCTGCTCGCCGCCTCGACCCGCTACCCACACCAGGCGTTCCGCCTCGGCGACCGGGCCTGGGGACTCCAGTTCCACATCGAGGCCGACACCGACACGATCGCGAACTGGGCCGCCGACTCGGCGATCCTGGCCGAGCTGGGCTACGACCGGGACGCCGTCATCGCCGCCTCGGACGCGGTGATGGCCGACGTGGAGGAGGTCTGGCAGCCGTTCGCCGTACGCTTCGCCGCCCTTGCCCGGGGCGAGCTGGACCTGCCGGCGTCCCGGCTCGACCTGCCGCTGCTCCGGCCGCAGGAGCCGCGGTGA
- a CDS encoding DUF397 domain-containing protein yields the protein MIPSNTAPDRGWFKSSRSSNNASCVEVRFVGDAVDVRDTKDRSGPVLAFGGSAWSGFVTALRDGSDLRP from the coding sequence GTGATCCCGAGCAACACGGCCCCAGATCGGGGCTGGTTCAAATCCTCCCGCAGCTCGAACAACGCGAGCTGCGTCGAGGTGCGGTTCGTGGGTGATGCCGTGGACGTACGCGACACCAAGGATCGCAGTGGGCCGGTGCTCGCCTTCGGTGGGTCGGCCTGGTCCGGCTTCGTGACCGCGCTGCGCGACGGGTCGGACCTGCGCCCCTGA
- a CDS encoding S66 peptidase family protein, which translates to MTEVRPVTAVPLAGAQPVRPAALRPGDRVMLVSPSGPTRPERVARGLELLTAWGLRPVLASHAYARHGYLAGSDELRAADVNAAFADPDVRGILCTRGGYGAQRMVDAVDMAAVRADPKVVAGFSDITALQFALWRGARLATVHGPGASWLDQRTPPESAESLRRALMTTEPATVTRLETEETAPVLVPGTASGPLIGGNLCLVVSSLGTPDMPDLTGAILLIEEVEEPPYKVDRMLTQLRRSGVLAGVAGVAVGQFTNCADDWAVSVADVIAERLGDLGVPVLGGLPIGHGHGQLTVPVGTPATLDTTAGTLTVSPAVS; encoded by the coding sequence ATGACCGAAGTCCGACCCGTCACCGCCGTCCCGCTGGCCGGCGCGCAGCCCGTACGCCCGGCCGCGCTGCGTCCCGGCGACCGGGTGATGCTGGTCTCACCGTCCGGGCCGACCAGGCCGGAGCGGGTCGCCCGAGGGCTGGAACTGCTCACCGCCTGGGGTCTGCGCCCCGTGCTGGCATCCCACGCGTACGCCCGGCACGGCTACCTGGCCGGCTCCGACGAACTGCGCGCGGCCGACGTCAACGCCGCGTTCGCCGACCCTGACGTACGCGGCATCCTCTGCACCCGTGGTGGCTACGGCGCCCAGCGGATGGTCGACGCGGTCGACATGGCGGCGGTACGCGCCGACCCGAAGGTGGTGGCCGGCTTCTCCGACATCACCGCTTTGCAGTTCGCGCTCTGGCGCGGCGCTCGGCTCGCCACCGTGCACGGTCCCGGTGCATCCTGGCTGGACCAGCGCACCCCGCCGGAGTCGGCCGAGTCGCTGCGCCGGGCGCTGATGACCACCGAGCCGGCCACGGTCACCCGGCTGGAAACCGAGGAGACCGCCCCGGTGCTGGTGCCAGGTACGGCCAGCGGCCCGCTGATCGGCGGCAACCTGTGCCTGGTCGTGTCGTCGCTCGGCACCCCCGACATGCCCGACCTGACCGGGGCGATCCTGCTGATCGAGGAGGTGGAGGAGCCGCCGTACAAGGTGGATCGGATGCTCACCCAGCTGCGTCGGTCCGGGGTGCTGGCCGGGGTGGCCGGGGTGGCGGTGGGCCAGTTCACCAACTGCGCCGACGACTGGGCGGTCAGTGTCGCCGACGTGATCGCCGAACGCCTCGGCGACCTGGGCGTTCCCGTGCTCGGCGGGCTGCCGATCGGGCACGGCCACGGCCAACTCACCGTCCCCGTCGGTACGCCCGCCACGCTCGACACCACCGCCGGCACCCTGACCGTCTCTCCTGCGGTCAGTTAA
- a CDS encoding MOSC domain-containing protein produces MGTIVSVNLAVPEPNPAKGVGVTGINKQPVDHLVTVRAPGPKTTGLHSGLVGDQIFDIENHGGDDQAVYAYAREDYDWWQARLSRRLANGLFGENLTTEGIDVNGAVIGERWRIGPRLVLQPTFGRIPCVTFQHRMGEPRWVKTFTRANRPGAYLRVLEPGEVWAGDPVTVEDRPIHGVTIGQAFRAYMTEPELLPALVEIDGLPVDLRETLAERLPRQR; encoded by the coding sequence GTGGGCACAATTGTCTCGGTCAATCTGGCGGTGCCGGAACCCAACCCGGCCAAGGGCGTCGGTGTCACGGGCATCAACAAGCAGCCGGTCGATCATCTCGTCACCGTGCGTGCGCCGGGGCCCAAGACGACCGGGCTGCACAGCGGCCTGGTCGGTGACCAGATCTTCGACATCGAGAACCACGGTGGCGACGATCAGGCCGTCTACGCGTACGCGCGGGAGGACTACGACTGGTGGCAGGCGCGGCTGAGTCGCCGGCTGGCCAACGGGCTGTTCGGCGAGAACCTGACGACCGAGGGGATCGACGTCAACGGCGCGGTCATCGGCGAACGGTGGCGCATCGGTCCACGGTTGGTCCTCCAGCCAACCTTCGGCCGTATCCCGTGCGTCACGTTCCAGCACAGGATGGGCGAGCCCCGCTGGGTGAAGACCTTCACCCGGGCGAACCGACCGGGTGCGTACCTGCGCGTGCTGGAGCCGGGCGAGGTGTGGGCCGGCGATCCGGTGACCGTGGAGGACCGTCCGATACACGGGGTGACGATCGGGCAGGCGTTTCGGGCGTACATGACCGAGCCGGAGCTGCTGCCGGCGCTGGTCGAGATCGACGGGCTGCCCGTCGACCTGCGCGAGACCCTCGCGGAGCGGCTGCCGCGACAACGGTAG
- a CDS encoding fructosamine kinase family protein yields the protein MTHPATFLLECLLRAGMRDVVTVEPATGGLAALAGIATRQDAPSVFVKAIADAAEDLFVAEAEGLAALRELGGVATPEVILADRELLVLSVLRPRPRSEMFWERFAYLLARMHLNTTHPRFGWHGDNWLGRRRQINTWDDDGFAFFAQHRLLRWLGQPRVDAALDRGDRVALERLCHRLPDLLPDRPACLTHGDLWAQNVLATPDGQPALIDPAVSYMWAEVDLAHVWSTSPPPEANRFFEVYAELTSLDGDWRSRMPIVQLRQHLAVLAQFDDDWGAADRIRATLAPFRTRT from the coding sequence GTGACGCACCCGGCGACGTTCCTGCTGGAGTGCCTGCTCCGGGCCGGGATGCGCGATGTTGTGACAGTGGAGCCGGCGACGGGTGGGCTCGCGGCGCTCGCGGGTATAGCCACCCGGCAGGACGCACCGTCGGTGTTCGTCAAGGCAATCGCCGACGCGGCCGAGGATCTGTTCGTCGCGGAGGCCGAAGGGCTGGCCGCACTGCGCGAGCTCGGCGGCGTGGCGACACCGGAGGTGATCCTGGCGGACCGGGAACTGCTCGTGTTGTCGGTGCTGCGGCCGAGGCCACGCAGTGAGATGTTCTGGGAGCGGTTCGCGTACCTGCTCGCCCGCATGCACCTGAATACGACCCATCCTCGCTTCGGGTGGCACGGCGACAACTGGCTGGGCCGCCGCCGGCAGATCAACACCTGGGATGACGACGGTTTTGCATTCTTCGCACAGCATCGGCTGCTCCGGTGGCTCGGGCAGCCCCGCGTTGACGCGGCACTCGATCGCGGCGACCGGGTGGCGCTGGAGCGGCTGTGTCACCGGCTGCCCGATCTGCTGCCGGACCGGCCGGCCTGCCTGACGCACGGCGACCTGTGGGCACAGAACGTCCTGGCTACCCCGGACGGGCAGCCCGCGCTGATCGACCCGGCCGTGTCCTACATGTGGGCCGAGGTCGACCTCGCCCACGTGTGGTCCACCTCGCCCCCGCCCGAGGCGAACCGGTTCTTCGAGGTCTACGCGGAGCTGACCTCCCTCGACGGCGACTGGCGGTCCCGCATGCCAATTGTTCAGCTACGGCAACACCTCGCCGTGCTGGCCCAGTTCGACGACGACTGGGGCGCGGCCGACCGGATCCGTGCCACCCTCGCCCCGTTCCGGACGCGGACCTGA
- a CDS encoding bifunctional [glutamine synthetase] adenylyltransferase/[glutamine synthetase]-adenylyl-L-tyrosine phosphorylase, translated as MTRPTSAHGRLARYGFGTADGDHGSRAADLLGPTGLGLWDDTAQEPVDSSAADLITALSRSADADLALRQLHRLVEAERRANDAESALLGAMAVDPGLRRRLVAVLGASSAFGDHLVANPDQWRVLVTGADGLAPRADGMLYDGTLPGVDLPPLPVVAALRRAYRLSLLRIAAADLTGGQGLEQTMSALSGLADATLTAAYDIAVAELPPGTALPRLAVVAMGKCGGEELNYVSDVDVIFVAATDDDLTAATTIATRLIHICGLVAWPVDAALRPEGNRGPLVRTLASHLAYYRRWARTWEFQALLKARPAAGDLDLASEWIDALAPLVWTAAERPEAVEDVRAMRRRIIDNIPPRELEREIKRGPGGLRDIEFAIQLLQLVHGRGDESLRACGTIPALRALVAGGYVGRADGESLLRGYRFLRTVEHRLQLQGLRRTHTVPTEPQALRWLAHALGYTATPERDAVEAFRAEWVTHATEVRRLHVKIFYRPLLEAVARVSTDGLRLTPEAAKHRLEILGFGDPTRALQHLQALTGGVTRTAAIQRTLLPVLLQEFADAPEPDRGLLNYRQVSDKLGSTPWYLRLLRDEGPVARRLARTLALSRYVADLLARDPESLRLLADDTELVPRDPAVLRDGFTAAASRHLPGRGPNPADPTAAISAVRALRRRELIRLACADVLHSAGSLAPPVPDTEAALGPAVAAESDITGTGAALSAVTDVTLAAALQVARAAVPELPGLRFAVIGMGRLGGYEQNYFSDADVLFVYDPPPGVAESTASAAAHAIAEELRRLLGTPTADPPLGVDADLRPEGRQGPLVRSIAAYAQYYARWSKVWEAQALLRARFVCGDADLGREFELMVDPVRYPELGLNRTEVTEIRRIKARVETERLPRGADPATHTKLGRGGLADVEWAVQLVQLRHAGTVPELRGTRTLDALGAARDAKLIDPTDAVVMAAGWTLAARVRNALMLVRGRAGDQLPRHGVELAGVVRLLGGHDPGEFLDHYLRTARRSRAAVERVLDA; from the coding sequence GTGACCAGACCGACCAGCGCACACGGGCGGCTCGCCCGGTACGGCTTCGGCACCGCCGACGGCGACCACGGCTCCCGCGCCGCCGACCTGCTCGGTCCGACCGGGCTCGGGCTCTGGGACGACACCGCGCAGGAGCCGGTGGACAGCTCCGCCGCCGATTTGATCACCGCCCTGTCCCGGTCCGCCGACGCCGACCTGGCCCTGCGTCAGCTGCACCGCCTGGTGGAGGCGGAGCGGCGCGCGAACGACGCGGAATCGGCCCTGCTGGGCGCGATGGCCGTCGATCCGGGGCTGCGCCGCCGGCTGGTCGCCGTACTCGGGGCGTCGTCGGCGTTCGGCGACCACCTGGTGGCCAACCCGGACCAGTGGCGGGTGCTGGTCACCGGTGCCGACGGGCTCGCCCCGCGCGCCGACGGCATGCTGTACGACGGCACCCTGCCCGGCGTCGACCTGCCGCCGCTGCCGGTGGTGGCCGCGCTGCGGCGGGCGTACCGGTTGAGTTTGCTGCGGATCGCGGCGGCCGACCTGACCGGCGGACAGGGCCTGGAGCAGACCATGTCGGCGCTGTCCGGGCTGGCCGACGCCACCCTGACCGCCGCGTACGACATCGCCGTCGCCGAACTGCCGCCCGGTACGGCACTGCCCCGGCTGGCCGTGGTGGCGATGGGCAAGTGCGGCGGCGAGGAACTTAACTACGTCTCCGACGTCGATGTCATCTTCGTCGCCGCGACCGACGACGACCTGACCGCCGCGACCACGATCGCCACCCGGCTGATCCACATCTGTGGGCTGGTGGCCTGGCCGGTCGACGCCGCGCTGCGTCCCGAGGGCAACCGGGGTCCGCTGGTCCGGACCCTGGCCAGCCACCTCGCCTACTACCGCCGCTGGGCCCGCACCTGGGAGTTCCAGGCGCTGCTCAAGGCCCGCCCGGCCGCCGGTGACCTGGACCTGGCGAGCGAGTGGATCGACGCGCTCGCACCGCTGGTCTGGACCGCGGCGGAGCGGCCGGAGGCGGTCGAGGACGTACGGGCGATGCGTCGGCGGATCATCGACAACATCCCGCCCCGCGAGCTGGAACGCGAGATCAAGCGCGGGCCGGGCGGGCTGCGCGACATCGAGTTCGCCATCCAGCTGCTGCAACTCGTGCACGGGCGCGGCGACGAGTCGCTGCGCGCCTGCGGCACCATCCCGGCCCTGCGGGCACTGGTCGCCGGTGGGTACGTCGGCCGGGCCGACGGTGAGTCGCTGCTGCGCGGCTACCGCTTCCTGCGTACGGTCGAGCACCGGCTGCAACTACAGGGCCTGCGGCGTACGCACACCGTGCCGACCGAGCCGCAGGCGTTGCGTTGGTTGGCGCACGCGCTCGGCTACACCGCCACCCCGGAGCGGGACGCGGTCGAGGCGTTCCGCGCCGAGTGGGTCACCCACGCCACCGAGGTACGCCGGCTGCACGTCAAGATCTTCTACCGGCCGTTGCTGGAGGCGGTCGCCCGGGTGTCCACCGACGGGCTGCGGCTGACCCCGGAGGCGGCCAAGCACCGGCTGGAGATCCTCGGCTTCGGCGACCCGACCAGGGCGTTGCAGCACCTCCAGGCGCTCACCGGCGGGGTGACCCGGACCGCCGCGATCCAGCGCACCCTGCTGCCGGTGCTGCTCCAGGAGTTCGCCGACGCGCCCGAGCCGGACCGGGGGTTGCTCAACTACCGCCAGGTCTCGGACAAGCTCGGCAGCACCCCGTGGTATCTGCGCCTGCTCCGCGACGAGGGGCCGGTCGCCCGGCGGCTCGCCCGTACCCTGGCCCTGTCCCGGTATGTCGCCGACCTGCTCGCCCGTGACCCGGAGTCGCTGCGGCTGCTCGCCGACGACACCGAGCTGGTGCCGCGCGATCCGGCCGTGTTGCGCGACGGGTTCACCGCCGCCGCCAGCCGGCACCTGCCCGGACGGGGCCCCAACCCGGCCGATCCGACCGCCGCGATCAGCGCCGTACGGGCGCTGCGCCGCCGTGAACTGATCCGGCTCGCCTGCGCCGACGTGCTGCACTCGGCCGGTTCGCTGGCCCCGCCGGTGCCGGACACCGAGGCGGCGCTCGGGCCGGCGGTGGCCGCCGAGTCCGACATCACCGGCACCGGGGCGGCGCTCAGCGCGGTCACCGACGTGACCCTGGCCGCCGCTCTCCAGGTCGCCCGCGCGGCCGTACCGGAGCTGCCCGGACTGCGGTTCGCCGTGATCGGCATGGGCCGGCTCGGCGGCTACGAGCAGAACTACTTCTCCGACGCCGACGTGCTGTTCGTCTACGACCCGCCGCCGGGGGTGGCCGAGAGCACGGCCAGCGCCGCCGCGCACGCCATCGCCGAGGAACTGCGCCGGCTACTCGGCACGCCGACGGCCGACCCGCCGCTCGGCGTCGACGCCGACCTGCGCCCCGAGGGCCGGCAGGGACCACTGGTACGCAGCATCGCCGCCTACGCCCAGTACTACGCCCGCTGGTCGAAGGTGTGGGAGGCGCAGGCGCTGCTGCGCGCCCGGTTCGTCTGCGGCGACGCCGACCTGGGCCGGGAGTTCGAGCTGATGGTCGACCCGGTGCGTTACCCGGAGCTCGGGCTGAACCGTACCGAGGTGACCGAGATCCGGCGGATCAAGGCGCGGGTGGAGACCGAGCGGCTGCCCCGGGGCGCCGACCCGGCCACCCACACCAAACTTGGCCGGGGCGGACTCGCCGACGTCGAGTGGGCGGTGCAGCTCGTCCAGCTCCGGCACGCCGGCACGGTGCCCGAACTGCGCGGCACGCGTACCCTCGACGCGCTCGGGGCGGCCCGCGACGCCAAGCTGATCGACCCGACCGATGCCGTCGTGATGGCCGCCGGCTGGACCCTGGCCGCCCGCGTACGCAACGCGCTGATGCTGGTCCGGGGCCGGGCCGGCGACCAGTTGCCCCGGCACGGGGTGGAGTTGGCGGGCGTCGTGCGGCTGCTCGGCGGCCACGATCCGGGCGAGTTTCTCGACCACTACCTGCGTACCGCGCGACGGTCGCGGGCCGCCGTGGAGCGCGTACTCGATGCCTGA
- a CDS encoding helix-turn-helix domain-containing protein: protein MRLRQRREEIGLTAVAAGRAVGIIQAYVSGVEAGRVKLPAHRLAQLVEVYEMEADDAAELEKLRVGATRRGWWHDYSQLFPAEFLRFLGYESGADHIRCYDSELLHGLLQTEEYARAVIRGGTTVIRLTEVERRVAARMARQARLAGDNRIRLTVLLGEGALRQQIGGPTVMRAQLDHLVQLITRRPDQIDIRVMPFTAGAHPALGGPFQILSFPSPRLTDLVWQEILTSIDIIDQSTRVTDYVVTFAEAQERALSSDDSLALIRRIAKEMT from the coding sequence ATGCGCCTGCGCCAGCGCCGCGAGGAGATCGGCTTGACCGCGGTTGCGGCTGGTCGTGCGGTCGGCATCATCCAGGCGTACGTGTCGGGAGTGGAGGCAGGTAGGGTCAAACTGCCGGCACATCGCCTGGCGCAGCTCGTGGAGGTCTACGAGATGGAGGCCGACGACGCCGCCGAGCTGGAGAAGCTACGGGTGGGTGCCACCCGACGAGGCTGGTGGCACGACTACTCACAGCTCTTCCCCGCCGAGTTTCTCCGCTTCCTCGGCTACGAATCCGGCGCCGACCACATCCGGTGCTACGACAGCGAATTGCTGCATGGGCTACTGCAAACCGAGGAGTATGCCCGAGCGGTGATCCGGGGCGGTACCACGGTCATCCGTCTTACCGAGGTGGAGCGGCGGGTCGCCGCGAGGATGGCACGTCAGGCCCGGCTCGCTGGCGACAATCGCATCCGGCTGACGGTGCTGTTGGGTGAGGGCGCGCTGCGTCAGCAGATCGGTGGGCCGACGGTGATGCGGGCCCAACTTGACCACCTTGTGCAGCTCATCACCAGGCGTCCGGACCAGATCGACATCCGGGTCATGCCGTTCACGGCCGGCGCACATCCCGCGCTCGGTGGCCCGTTCCAGATCCTCTCCTTCCCATCGCCCAGGCTCACCGATCTGGTCTGGCAGGAGATCCTGACCTCGATCGACATCATCGATCAATCCACCCGAGTGACCGACTACGTGGTGACCTTCGCCGAGGCGCAGGAACGCGCGTTAAGCTCGGACGACTCGCTTGCCCTGATCCGCCGGATCGCCAAGGAGATGACGTGA
- a CDS encoding DUF433 domain-containing protein, which translates to MAELRKFIELLREQFGVPYPLADRRPFVSGKNLVFDAQTAAGLGVDYWMVTVADNQLLLTTAADSFIRRVEWSDNVAVSYRPDVNPESPVRVQPDVRFGKPSIKGVSTEVIGEQHDAGEDTDAIAEMYALEPSDIAWALAYEFSVGRAS; encoded by the coding sequence ATGGCTGAGCTACGCAAATTCATCGAGCTACTTCGCGAGCAGTTCGGGGTGCCCTACCCGCTGGCGGACCGACGTCCCTTCGTGTCGGGCAAGAACCTCGTCTTCGACGCCCAGACCGCAGCGGGCCTCGGCGTGGACTATTGGATGGTCACCGTCGCCGATAACCAACTACTACTCACCACCGCGGCGGACTCGTTCATCCGGCGGGTCGAGTGGTCCGACAACGTCGCGGTCAGCTACCGCCCCGATGTCAACCCGGAGTCGCCCGTGCGGGTGCAGCCCGACGTACGTTTCGGCAAGCCCTCGATCAAGGGCGTGAGCACCGAGGTCATCGGCGAACAGCACGACGCGGGCGAGGACACGGATGCCATCGCGGAAATGTACGCGCTGGAGCCGAGCGACATTGCCTGGGCGCTGGCGTACGAGTTTTCTGTCGGGCGCGCGTCCTAG
- the mptB gene encoding polyprenol phosphomannose-dependent alpha 1,6 mannosyltransferase MptB, which translates to MVAVPRFRVVRYAGLAGAILLAVGARFGGVLPQWRAGVTPVGIWQSEHGPLILGCWLVGTALLAGAWWAARDGVPSTRWVYVTTGLWLLPLLAAPPLGSRDVYSYACQGAVLHDGGNPYAGGVRGLGCPWLDSVSPTWQDSPAPYGPVFVLLAGLAVAIGGTLAGTLAVLRLYAVLGVALTAACLPALARRCGVPPQRALWLLLGCPIVAVHLVSGAHNDALMLGLLTAGLLVTVVGRGRPLPLFAGGVLLGLAVGIKVTAGVVVPFAMLAALSGPYRFRALLRDGVPVAAGAAFAVLAVTGLSGLGWGWVDGLARSGDSVQWTSPPTAFGLTVDYAGRLFGVDLDAVPVTRLVGLGLLGVLLVLLWWRARRADPVLGAGLALTATVALAPVFHPWYATWPLAVLAATAIAGRWLVVPGLLISFLTLPDGTNLARFSKLPGALAMTAFVLIVALLGVRATRRRRVEPDLPELAETAPSGR; encoded by the coding sequence ATGGTCGCCGTGCCCCGGTTCCGTGTCGTCCGCTACGCCGGCCTGGCCGGGGCGATCCTGCTGGCGGTCGGAGCCCGGTTCGGCGGGGTGCTGCCGCAGTGGCGGGCCGGCGTCACCCCGGTCGGTATCTGGCAGAGCGAACACGGGCCGCTGATCCTGGGCTGCTGGCTGGTCGGCACCGCACTGCTCGCCGGTGCCTGGTGGGCCGCCCGCGACGGCGTCCCGTCGACCCGCTGGGTCTACGTCACCACCGGGCTCTGGCTGCTGCCGCTGCTCGCCGCGCCCCCGCTGGGCAGCCGCGACGTCTACTCGTACGCCTGCCAGGGGGCGGTGCTGCACGACGGCGGCAACCCGTACGCCGGTGGCGTACGTGGGCTCGGCTGCCCGTGGTTGGACTCGGTCTCGCCGACGTGGCAGGACAGCCCGGCACCGTACGGGCCGGTGTTCGTGCTGCTCGCCGGGCTGGCGGTGGCGATCGGCGGGACGCTGGCCGGCACCCTCGCCGTGCTGCGCCTGTACGCCGTGCTCGGGGTCGCGCTCACCGCCGCCTGCCTGCCCGCGCTGGCCCGCCGCTGCGGGGTGCCGCCGCAACGGGCGCTCTGGCTGCTGCTCGGCTGCCCGATCGTGGCCGTGCACCTGGTCTCCGGGGCGCACAACGACGCACTGATGCTCGGACTGCTGACCGCCGGGCTGCTGGTCACCGTGGTCGGGCGGGGTCGGCCGCTGCCGCTGTTCGCCGGGGGAGTGCTGCTCGGGCTGGCGGTCGGGATCAAGGTCACCGCCGGGGTGGTGGTGCCGTTCGCGATGCTCGCCGCGCTGTCCGGTCCGTACCGGTTCCGGGCGCTGCTGCGCGACGGGGTGCCGGTGGCGGCGGGGGCGGCGTTCGCCGTACTCGCGGTGACCGGGCTGTCGGGGCTGGGCTGGGGTTGGGTCGACGGGCTGGCCCGCAGTGGTGACTCGGTGCAGTGGACCTCGCCGCCGACCGCCTTCGGGTTGACCGTCGACTATGCCGGGCGGCTGTTCGGGGTTGATCTCGACGCCGTACCGGTGACCCGGCTGGTGGGGTTGGGGCTGCTCGGCGTACTCCTGGTGTTGCTTTGGTGGCGGGCGCGGCGGGCGGATCCGGTGCTCGGGGCGGGACTGGCGCTGACCGCCACGGTTGCCCTCGCCCCGGTCTTCCACCCCTGGTACGCGACCTGGCCGCTGGCGGTTCTGGCGGCGACCGCGATCGCGGGCCGGTGGCTGGTCGTACCCGGGTTGTTGATCTCGTTCCTGACCCTGCCGGACGGGACCAACCTGGCCCGGTTCAGCAAGCTGCCCGGCGCCCTGGCGATGACCGCGTTCGTCCTGATCGTGGCGCTGCTCGGGGTCCGTGCGACACGGCGTCGCCGGGTGGAGCCGGACCTACCGGAGCTGGCGGAGACGGCCCCGAGCGGGCGCTAG